The DNA sequence CGCTGTCGGTTGGATTCCACGTATTCGACATGTCGGTCAGATTGACGAAGAAGTCATTCGACAGGGCGCCGACACTGTCCGTGAACACGCCATGCTTGCTGCCGCCATGATTGGTGCCGATCACACGCATACCGCCAACAAGGCAGGTCATCTCCGGAGCGGTCAGACCGAGCAGCTGAGTGTGGTCCAGCAGGATCTCTTCAGGTTTGACGACATAGTCATCCTTGATCCAGTTGCGATAGCCATCAACCAGCGGCTCGAGCGGCTCGAAGGATTCGGCATCCGTCATTTCGTCGGTAGCATCGCCGCGGCCGGGGGTGAACGGCACGGTCTTGTCGAAGCCAGCCGCCTTGGCGGCGTGTTCGACGCCGACATTGCCCGCAAGGACGATCACGTCGGCCACACTCGCACCGGTTTCCTTCGCAATCGGTTCCAGCACATCCAGCACGCGGGAAAGCCGTGCCGGTTCATTGCCATCCCAATTGTTCTGGGGGGCCAACCGAATCCGGGCACCGTTCGCGCCACCGCGCATGTCGGAGCCGCGATAGGTACGTGCGCTGTCCCAGGCAGTTGAGATCATGTCCGCCACCGACAGGCCACTGGACGCAATCTTCGCCTTGACCGCATCAACATCATAGCTGGTGCTGCCGGCCGGGACCGGATCCTGCCAGATCAGGTCTTCCTGCGGCACCCATGGCCCCAGATAGCGCGGCTTCGGTCCCATGTCGCGGTGGGTCAGCTTGAACCAGGCGCGCGCAAAGGTCCGGGAGAAGTAGTCGTGGTCCTCACGGAACTTCTCCATATACTTGCGATAGATCGGATCGACCTTCATGGCCATGTCGGCGTCGGTCATCATCGGCATGGTGCGGACGGACGCATCTTCCACATCCACCGGCATGTCGACTTCCTCGATATTTACCGGCTTCCACTGCCAGGCACCTGCCGGGCTCTTGGTCAGTTCCCACTCATGGTCCAGCAGCATGTCGAAATAGCCGCCATCCCATTTCGTCGGATTGGTCGTCCACGCACCTTCCGGTCCACCGGTAAGCGTGAAGCGGCCATTGCCGGACTGGTTCGAATTTTTCCAGCCGAGCCCCATGCCGACAACGTCTTCTCCTTCCGGCTCCGGGCCAAGACCCGCCGGATCGGAGTTGCCGTGGCATTTGCCGATTGTGTGCCCGCCCGCCGTAAGGGCTGCGGTTTCCTCGTCATTCATCGCCATGCGCTTGAAGGTTTCCCGGACATCGATGGCGGTCCTGGCCGGATCCGGCTGTCCGTTCACACCTTCCGGGTTCACATAGATTAGCCCCATGACAACCGCGGCCAGCGGATTGGCGAGCGAATCGCGCTTGTCGAGCTGCTCATAGCGCTCATCCTTCAGCCATTCCTTTTCGGACCCCCAGAACGTGTCCTTCTCGGGATGCCAGATATCCTCGCGGCCAAAGCCGAACCCGAAAGTCTTCAGTCCGGCAACCTCATAAGCCGCGTTGCCGGCCAGGATGATCAGGTCGGCCCAGCTCAGCTTGTTTCCGTACTTCTTCTTGATCGGCCACAGCAGACGGCGGGCCTTGTCGAGATTGGCATTGTCCGGCCACGAGTTCAGCGGTGCGAAACGCAGATTGCCCGCCCCGCCGCCACCACGTCCATCGGCCAGTCGATACGACCCCGCCGAGTGCCACGCCATGCGGATGAACAGGCCTGCATAGCTGCCCCAGTCTGCCGGCCACCAGTCCTGACTGTCCGTAACCAGCGCGTGAACATCCTTCTTGAGCGCTTCATAGTCGAGCTTTTCGACTTCCTTGCGATAGGAGAAGTCAGGTCCATAAGGCTGCACCTTGCGGTCATGCTGGTGCAGGATGTCGAAATTCAGTGATTTCGGCCACCAGGCCGTCACGGACGTTTCAGTCGACGTCAGGCTGCCGTGCATCACGGGGCACTTGCCAGCACCACCCATATCATTGCCGTCCATACTCTTCTCCCTTTCGCTCGGATTCCAAAACCTGTTTCGCGTCCTCAGCAACACGTGGACGCGGGATTATCGCCTCGAAGCCATGAATGATTCCGGGGCAACGCTCGCACTTTACGCGCATCACGCGAATAGAACCAATTGATTGCCAGAGCGATTGCTATAGTTTCTGCCTATATCTTGGAATATCCTGATAAAACAAAGGCCCCGACGGTGCTCCGCCGGGGCCTTTCAGGAAAAATTCTTGTTTCTAATGGCCGGCGAGGACCGCCAACAGAAGCAGAGCGACGATGTTCGTGATCTTGATCATCGGGTTCACAGCCGGACCGGCCGTGTCCTTGTAGGGATCGCCGACCGTATCACCGGTCACCGCGGCCTTGTGGGCTTCAGACCCCTTGCCGCCATGATGGCCGTCCTCGATATACTTCTTGGCATTGTCCCAGGCACCGCCTCCGGACGTCATCGAGATGGCCACAAACAACCCCGTCACGATCACGCCGAGCAGCATGGCTCCGACAGCAGCGAGCGCTGCGCCCTTGCCTGCGATGACGAAGATCGCGCCGAACAGCACGATGGGCGACAGCACCGGCAGAAGCGACGGCACGATCATTTCCTTGATTGCTGCCCGCGTCAGCAAGTCGACCGCCCGGCTGTAGTCCGGCTTCACTTCGCCTTTCATGATGCCCGGCATTTCGCGGAACTGACGACGCACTTCCTCAACCACGGCTTGCGCCGCCCGGCCAACGGCCATCATGGACAGGCCGCCGAACAGGAAGGGCAACAGACCTCCGAACAGCAGGCCGACCACGACATACGGATTGGCAATCGAGAAGTCAGCTGACGCATTGTAGAAGAAATCGCCTTCCACGGCCCTGGCCGAGAAGTATTTGAGATCTTCTGCATAGGCGGCGAACAGGACAAGCGCCCCCAGACCGGCCGAACCGATGGCATAGCCCTTGGTGACCGCCTTGGTCGTATTGCCAACAGCATCCAGCGCATCCGTCGTATCACGAATTTCGGACGGAAGTTCCGCCATCTCCGCAATGCCGCCGGCATTGTCAGTCACCGGGCCGAAGGCATCCAGAGCCACGATGATGCCGGCCAGCGCCAGCATCGTCGTCGTCGCAATCGCGATGCCGTACAGGCCGGCCAGATTGAACGTCAGGATGATGCCCGCAATGATTACGATGGCCGGCAGGGCGGTGGATTCCAGCGACACTGCCAGACCCTGGATCACATTTGTGCCGTGGCCCGACTCCGACGCCATCGCGATGGAGCGGACAGGCCGGTACTTGGTTTCCGTGTAGAAAGCCGTGATCACGACGATCAGGCCAGTCACAACGAGGCCGACAATGCCGCAACCAAACAGCATCCAGCCGGAAACATCACTGGCCAATCCCAGGCGTTGCCCGGCGCCGTCCAACACACCGAAGCCATTCGGCAGAACGGTCGCCACCGCGACGGCGAGGCCGCCTATGGACAGGACACCGGTCACGATGAGCCCCTTGTAGAGGGCTCCCATGACATCTGTCTTGCCAGGTCCGAGATTGACGAAATAGGTGCCGACAATCGACGTGACGATGCAGACAGCGGCAATGGCCAGCGGCAGCATCATGATCTCGACGATATAGGACGCGCCCGAGAAATAGATCGCCCCGAGCACCATCGTCGCAACCAGCGTCACGGCATAGGTCTCGAACAGGTCGGCCGCCATTCCGGCACAGTCACCAACATTGTCACCGACATTGTCTGCGATGGTCGCGGCGTTGCGCGGATCATCCTCCGGAATACCGGCTTCGACCTTGCCGACCATATCACCACCGACATCTGCGCCTTTGGTGAAGATACCGCCGCCGAGGCGGGCAAAGATCGAGATCAAGGAAGCTCCGAAACCGAGCGCCACAAGCGAATCGATGACCAGGCGCTTTTCGCCTTCGACACCGAGGTCCAGTCCCGTGACCATGGTAAGCAAGCCGTAATAGACGACGATGCCCAGCAGGGCGAGGCCGACGACCAGCATGCCGGTGATGGCGCCGGACTTGAAGGCCAGTTTCAGACCGGCATTAAGACCGGATTTCGCGGCTTCGGTGGTGCGCACATTTGCCTGCACGGACACTTTCATGCCGATGAACCCGGCTGCGCCGGACAGGGCCGCGCCGATGATGAAGCCGAGCGGCACCTGCCAGTTGCGGAACAGGATGGCCAGCAGCACCACCACAACGACGCCGACAATGGCAATCGTCCGGTACTGGCGGCTTAGATAGGCGTTTGCGCCTTCCTGAATGGCCTGTGCAATTTCGCGCATGCGCGCATCACCAGACGGGGCTTTGTTGATCGAATTGATCTGCAGCCAGCCATAGAGGACCGACAAAACCCCCGCCGCGAGAGCGAGATAATACCACATGGGTTACGTTTCCTTCCCTTCAAACAGAACCTAAAACGCCAGGTTATCCTGATCTTGTACTGTTTATTATAGGAGGCCAGCCTGCCCGCCTTGCCGGAAATAGGCAATATGCCTCCCGTCAGGGGCGAGTCAGCCCGGACTCTGTTCAGCCATGCTCAAAGCCGAGGGTTTCCGGGAGGTTAACGGGCGCATTCCCGTACGTCGCGACGAGCCCGGCCTGAGAGGTCAGTTCCCCAATATTTGCGACAGGAAGGCCCTTTCTGTCGGCGAAAGCGCGGATTGCGTCCCGGCGGTCCGGCGCGGCGGCGAACAGGAGCTGGTAGTCATCGCCCCAGGTGGCGAGGCGCAGCATCTCGGTCAGGGAGGATGGCTCCCCGGCAAACGGGACACGGTCCAGTGCGATGTGCGCGCCCAATCCGGACGCGCCGGCCAGCGTGGACAGATCGCCGAGCAGGCCGTCGGATATGTCCATCGCCGCGGCCGCGTGATCCGCCACCAGACGGGCGGCGTCAGCATTTGGAATGGGCGGATTGCGATAGGCCTCGACATGTGGATTGGCAGTATCCCCTGCCTGCAGGGTTTCGAAGCCGAGACAGGCCGCGCCGATCTGGCCGGTCACCCAGAGTTCCTGCCCCGGTTGGGCACCGCTACGGCGCACGGGGGCGTCGGACAGGCAGCGTCCGGTCACGGTCAGTGACAGAAAGAGTGCACCACCATGCTCCACCGTATCGCCGCCAATCAGATGCATCTCATGGCGTTTCAATTCGTCTCGCAGCGTTTCAGCAAATTTCGCCAGATCCCGCTCCGGACGGTTTGCCGGCCATCCGAATGCAAGCAAGGCATCCCGGGGCAACGCGCCCGCAGAATAAATGTCGGACACATTCACCCGTACCAGTTTCCGCGCGACCGAGTCGATCGGGTCGGTGGGAAGGAAGTGCACCCCTTCAACCAGGGCATCGACCGTGATCACGCGGCGCCCATCACCGCCAGTCAGTTCCGCCACATCGTCGCGCAAACCCGCCGCCCCCGGCGCAGTGGCCAGCGGCGCAAAATACCGGGAGATCCAGTCCTTTTCGGCCATCGGGATGGGTCCCGCGCCAGCAGACGCTAGAAGCCTTCGCGGCCGATGGCGTAGAAGCGTTCCTTGCGCTGGGTCCGCAATTCGGAGGGGCTCAGGCCGTCCAGTTCCTTCAGGGCTTCGTCCAGAGCTTTCGCCGCAGCCGCCATGGCGCGTTTCGGATCGCGGTGGGCACCACCGACCGGTTCCTTGACCACGCCATCAATGACTCTCGTCTTCAGCAGGTCGGGCGCGGTGATCTTCATCGCGTCAGCGGCCTCCTTGGCCTTGGCGGCATCCCGGTAGAGGATCGAGGCGCAGCCTTCCGGCGAGATCACAGAATAGATGGCATGTTCCATCATCAGCACCTTGTTGGCCGCCGCGATGCCGATGGCACCACCCGACATGCCTTCGCCAATGATGAGCGTGACGAATGGCACACCCAGCGACAGGCCCCGCTGCGTTCCGCGGGCGATGGCTTCGGCCTGCCCGCGTTCCTCGCCACCCTTGCCGGGATAGGCACCCTGTGTGTCGGGAAAGCTGAGCACCGGCATGTTGAACTTCTCGGCCAGGTCCATCAGGCGGACCGCCTTGCGGTAGCCTTCCGGGTGCGCCATGCCGAAATTGTGCTTCAGGCGCTTCTCGATGGTACGGCCCTTCTCATGGCCCATGATCACGACCGGGCGGCCCTTGAAGCGCGCGAGCCCGCCAACAACGGCCTCGTCATTGCCATAGACCCGATCCCCGGCGAGTTCCTCGAAATCCTCGAACACATTCTCCACGAAATCGGAGAAATGCGGCCTGTCGGGATGGCGGGCAACAAGCGTCTTCCGCCAGGCGCTGAGGTCGGAATACATGTCCTTCAGCTGCTTGTTCGACTTGGCCTTGAGCTTTTTCAGCTCGTCCGTGATAGACGGCCCCTCCTTGGTGGAAGCAAGGGCTTCCAGTTCGGAGATTTTCGCGTCCAGCTCCGCAATGGGCTTTTCGAATTCGAGATAAGTCGTGGTCATGGCGGCAAACTAGCAATGCGAGGCTGACTCGCCTAGCCGGGAATTCACTAAAGTGCGGCCTGGACCTTGACCACGGCCGGCAGGATCAGAACGCCCAAAAGAACCGGAAAAACGAATATAATCAAAGGCAAGGTGAGTTTCGCCGGCAATGCCATCGCCTTTTCCTCAGCCATCAGGATGCGGCGCTTGCGCATGTCGGCAGAGAAAACCCGCAGGGTCTGCCCCAGGCTGGTGCCCATTTCCTCGGCCTGGCGCAGCATCGTGGCAAGCGAACTTGCCTCCTCGATGCTCATCCGGTCGGCGAATGTCCGCCAGGCATTCTTGCGGGCCTTGCCGGCGCGAAGCTCCAGCGACAGCTTCTTCATGTGCTCGGCGATAATGGGGTGGCGCAGTTCCAGCTCCTCGCCGACCCGCTGCACAGACGCATCCAGGCTCAGCCCGGCCTCCACGCAGGCCACCATCAGATCCATCATGTCCGGAAACCCGGCAGAGCATTGCTGCTGACGCGCCTTGGTGCGGCGGGACACGTAGAAGTCGGGAGCAAGAAGCCCGGTGATCAGCAGGCCGACACTCACCATCAGCAAGGTCTGTTTCGACACGCCGTCCAGATTCGGCAGGGCGACGAGCAGGGCCAGTTGGGGCAGTACCACACATGCAATGCGGGCGATGTAATATCGACCGACCGCCGTGGGATGCGTGAAGCCGGCCATAATCAGCTTCGCGCGGACAACGCTGACGGCTTCCTCATTTGTCGGCGTGGCGCGGTTTGCCAGCCCGATGACCGCACGTCCGATGCGGCTTTCATTCCGCGTCTCGGTCTCGGCCGGGCGGGCATGACGCCGCTCCAGCCGCCGCTCAAGATCTTCCTTGGCCTTCCAGCTGCGCACGAAGGCCAGCAGCGCCGGCATGGCCAGAACGGCGGCAAAGACCAGCAACAGGACGGGCAACAGGGCGGAGACGGATTGGGGCATCATCACGGTCGCGGCCTACATCTTGAAATTGATCATCTTGCGCATGACGAAATTCCCGATCGCCATCCAGATGAACAGGATGGGGAACACGACGCGCACAAGCGGCTCATCCATGACATCGCCATAGAATTCCGGCCGCAGGACGTGGATGCCCGACATCACGATGAAGGGCGCGGAAGTCAGGATCATGGCCGAGGCCCGCCCCTCTGACGAGGCCGCCTTCACCTTCAGCCGCATGGTCTGGCGTTCACGGATCGTCGTCGTGTTCGCCTTCAGCAACTCACACAGATTGCCGCCGGTCTTCTCCTGCAGGCGAACGGTCGCCACGAACAATTCGACATCCGGATCACCGGCGCGCTCCGCCATGCGCTGGACCGCATTGGTCAGCGACATGCCATACGAGACCTCGTCGGCTGCCATGCCGAATTCGGTGCCTATGGGATCCGGCATCTCCCGGGCGACGAGCGCGACTGCGGTTGCGACGGGATGGCCGGCTTCCAGGCTGCGGCAGACGATCTGCAGTGCATCCGGCAATTGCTGGGACATCTTCTTCATGCGCCGGCCGGCCACGAATTTTAGGCCAATGATTGGTGCCAGCGCAAACAGGACAGCCGCAATGCCGATGGCGGGCCACAGCCCCCCGACGAATTGCCAATAGGCGAGCCCGGCCACGAGACCTGCACCGGCCGACATGCCGAACCATTTCATGGGCTGGAATTTCAGGCCGGACCGCACGACCAGCTGATTGAACCAGCGCAGCGGCATGGCGAAATTGCCATTATCGTCCAGACCGCGCGCCTTGCGCAGCTCGATCATGGCTTCGCTGGTCGTCTCGAAACGATCCTTGAACTGAAGGCGCTTGTTCACGATGCGGCGTGTCTGTGCCTCGGTCACCATGCCCATCACGGACTGAATGGCCAGAAACACGGCCCCGATGGCCATGATGACAGGCACCAGTATCGTCAGGCTGGTGCTAGAAAGATCAGGCAACCACGACACGCGCCCGGCCCCTAGAACCGCGTTGACGGATCGAACAAGCCTTCAGGCATGTGAACGCCCCGGCGTTCCATCTCGTCCAGGAATTTCGGCCGAAGGCCGGTGGCCGCGAAATGACCCTGCACCTTGCCGTCTTCCGTTGTGCCCGTGCGTTCGAACTTGAAGATTTCCTGCAACTGCACGACCGAGCCTTCCATACCGGTCACTTCGGAAATGGACACCACTTTCCGGGACCCGTCAGACAGACGCGTGGCCTGTACGATGAAATTCACGGCCGAGGCAATCTGACCACGGATGGCCACTTCGGAAATCTTCATGCCGCCCATCATCACCATCTGCTCCAGACGGGTCAGGGCGTCACGCGGATTGTTGGCGTGGATCGTCGCCATGGACCCTTCATGACCGGTATTCATGGCCTGGAGCATGTCGAACGCTTCCTCGGACCGCACCTCGCCCAGAATGACGCGGTCGGGACGCATGCGCAGCGCGTTCTTGACCAGTTCCCGCTGGCGGATCTCGCCCTTGCCCTCAATATTGGGCGGGCGGGTTTCCATGCGCGCAACGTGCGGCTGCTGAAGCTGCAGTTCTGCGGCATCCTCAATGGTGATCATGCGCTCGTCGGGGCTGATGGCGGAGGACAGCGCGTTCAAGAGCGTGGTCTTGCCAGACCCGGTACCGCCGGAAATCACCGTCGAGGCCCGGCATTTCACTGCACCCAGGATGAAGTTCGCAACCGGCCCGGGGATCGCTCCGAACCCGACCAGCTTTTCCATGGTCAGGGGAGACTTCGAGAATTTCCGGATCGAGACAAGCGGTCCGTCAATGGCAATGGGCAGGACGGCGGCATTGACGCGGCTGCCATCAAGCAGGCGGGCATCGACCAGTGGCTGGCTTTCATCCACCCGCCGACCGACCGCCGAAACGATCCGCTGCACGATGCGCAGCAAATGGTCATTGTCTGCAAACCGGACGGGCGCCAGTTGCAGCTTGCCGTGACGCTCGACATAGACCTGATTGCAGCCATTGATCAGGATGTCGGCAATCGAGTCATCCTTCAGCAGTGGCTCGATCGGGCCGAGCCCGGTCATCTCGTCCATCACCGCATCGGCAAAACTGGCTTCCTCAGCCGCCGACAGCGCCATGTCTTCCTTCTTGATGATTTCCGAAACAATGCCGCGCACACGCCGCCGCATCGTCTCGTCATCCAGCTTGTCGAGCACGCTGAGATCAAGCTCGTCGATCAGCTTTGCATGCACCCGCAGCTTTGCATCCAGCTGGTCAAACGCCTTGGTATCCGCTGGTGGCGGAGGCGGCGCAGACTGAACCGCCGGCGTTTCCGGGGCCGGATCCGGCGATGCGACAGGTTGCGGCTTTGCCGCTGCGTTCGAGAATCCAAACCGGCTCATCGGGCACTCCTGCGTTGCTGTGCGGCGTCGGCGGCCTGTACGGCCTCGTCCGGCATGAGGCTGTCGACGAGGGCCGATATGTCCGCCACAAGCGCGCTTTTGGGCTTCACGTCGGCAATCGGCTTGCCGAGATTGACCGCTGTGCGGGCCGCATCCCAATCGGATGTGATGGTTGCATCGATCTTTCGGTCGATTGCCTTTTCCGCCTTGTCCACGGCGAATTCCGCGCGAAAGCGTTTCTTGGGGAACATGCGGTTCAGCACGAGCTTGGCCTTGCGGTCGGAACTGCGCAGCATGTCCACTTCCCGCGCCATGTCCGCGGCGGCGTGCAGACTGGGCACAGTCAGCTCACTGACGATTATGGCCTCGTCGACGGCGCCGAGAATGGGTTTCGTCCAGGGCATCATGTGACGCGGCATATCAACGATGACAAAGGGGAATTCGGCGCAGGCAACGTCCAGAAGCCGCAGGATCGCGGCCTCGGTCGCCAGCGCGTCGGCATCCGGATTGCGCGGTGCGGAAATCGTCGCCACGCCATCCTCATGCTGCCAGCACCAGGCCGCCAGCAGCCGGGCATCAAGGCGCTCTGGTGCGGCGGACAGGGCCGCAAGGTCCAGCTTCGGCACAGCCTCGAGGAATGAGCTG is a window from the Hyphomonas sp. genome containing:
- the katG gene encoding catalase/peroxidase HPI codes for the protein MDGNDMGGAGKCPVMHGSLTSTETSVTAWWPKSLNFDILHQHDRKVQPYGPDFSYRKEVEKLDYEALKKDVHALVTDSQDWWPADWGSYAGLFIRMAWHSAGSYRLADGRGGGGAGNLRFAPLNSWPDNANLDKARRLLWPIKKKYGNKLSWADLIILAGNAAYEVAGLKTFGFGFGREDIWHPEKDTFWGSEKEWLKDERYEQLDKRDSLANPLAAVVMGLIYVNPEGVNGQPDPARTAIDVRETFKRMAMNDEETAALTAGGHTIGKCHGNSDPAGLGPEPEGEDVVGMGLGWKNSNQSGNGRFTLTGGPEGAWTTNPTKWDGGYFDMLLDHEWELTKSPAGAWQWKPVNIEEVDMPVDVEDASVRTMPMMTDADMAMKVDPIYRKYMEKFREDHDYFSRTFARAWFKLTHRDMGPKPRYLGPWVPQEDLIWQDPVPAGSTSYDVDAVKAKIASSGLSVADMISTAWDSARTYRGSDMRGGANGARIRLAPQNNWDGNEPARLSRVLDVLEPIAKETGASVADVIVLAGNVGVEHAAKAAGFDKTVPFTPGRGDATDEMTDAESFEPLEPLVDGYRNWIKDDYVVKPEEILLDHTQLLGLTAPEMTCLVGGMRVIGTNHGGSKHGVFTDSVGALSNDFFVNLTDMSNTWNPTDSEGIFELRDRKTDAPKWTATRIDLVFGSNSILRAYAEVYAQDDNKEKLVDDFIAAWTKVMEADRFDVRN
- a CDS encoding sodium-translocating pyrophosphatase, which codes for MWYYLALAAGVLSVLYGWLQINSINKAPSGDARMREIAQAIQEGANAYLSRQYRTIAIVGVVVVVLLAILFRNWQVPLGFIIGAALSGAAGFIGMKVSVQANVRTTEAAKSGLNAGLKLAFKSGAITGMLVVGLALLGIVVYYGLLTMVTGLDLGVEGEKRLVIDSLVALGFGASLISIFARLGGGIFTKGADVGGDMVGKVEAGIPEDDPRNAATIADNVGDNVGDCAGMAADLFETYAVTLVATMVLGAIYFSGASYIVEIMMLPLAIAAVCIVTSIVGTYFVNLGPGKTDVMGALYKGLIVTGVLSIGGLAVAVATVLPNGFGVLDGAGQRLGLASDVSGWMLFGCGIVGLVVTGLIVVITAFYTETKYRPVRSIAMASESGHGTNVIQGLAVSLESTALPAIVIIAGIILTFNLAGLYGIAIATTTMLALAGIIVALDAFGPVTDNAGGIAEMAELPSEIRDTTDALDAVGNTTKAVTKGYAIGSAGLGALVLFAAYAEDLKYFSARAVEGDFFYNASADFSIANPYVVVGLLFGGLLPFLFGGLSMMAVGRAAQAVVEEVRRQFREMPGIMKGEVKPDYSRAVDLLTRAAIKEMIVPSLLPVLSPIVLFGAIFVIAGKGAALAAVGAMLLGVIVTGLFVAISMTSGGGAWDNAKKYIEDGHHGGKGSEAHKAAVTGDTVGDPYKDTAGPAVNPMIKITNIVALLLLAVLAGH
- a CDS encoding CpaF family protein, producing the protein MSRFGFSNAAAKPQPVASPDPAPETPAVQSAPPPPPADTKAFDQLDAKLRVHAKLIDELDLSVLDKLDDETMRRRVRGIVSEIIKKEDMALSAAEEASFADAVMDEMTGLGPIEPLLKDDSIADILINGCNQVYVERHGKLQLAPVRFADNDHLLRIVQRIVSAVGRRVDESQPLVDARLLDGSRVNAAVLPIAIDGPLVSIRKFSKSPLTMEKLVGFGAIPGPVANFILGAVKCRASTVISGGTGSGKTTLLNALSSAISPDERMITIEDAAELQLQQPHVARMETRPPNIEGKGEIRQRELVKNALRMRPDRVILGEVRSEEAFDMLQAMNTGHEGSMATIHANNPRDALTRLEQMVMMGGMKISEVAIRGQIASAVNFIVQATRLSDGSRKVVSISEVTGMEGSVVQLQEIFKFERTGTTEDGKVQGHFAATGLRPKFLDEMERRGVHMPEGLFDPSTRF
- a CDS encoding type II secretion system F family protein, with product MSWLPDLSSTSLTILVPVIMAIGAVFLAIQSVMGMVTEAQTRRIVNKRLQFKDRFETTSEAMIELRKARGLDDNGNFAMPLRWFNQLVVRSGLKFQPMKWFGMSAGAGLVAGLAYWQFVGGLWPAIGIAAVLFALAPIIGLKFVAGRRMKKMSQQLPDALQIVCRSLEAGHPVATAVALVAREMPDPIGTEFGMAADEVSYGMSLTNAVQRMAERAGDPDVELFVATVRLQEKTGGNLCELLKANTTTIRERQTMRLKVKAASSEGRASAMILTSAPFIVMSGIHVLRPEFYGDVMDEPLVRVVFPILFIWMAIGNFVMRKMINFKM
- the thiL gene encoding thiamine-phosphate kinase; its protein translation is MAEKDWISRYFAPLATAPGAAGLRDDVAELTGGDGRRVITVDALVEGVHFLPTDPIDSVARKLVRVNVSDIYSAGALPRDALLAFGWPANRPERDLAKFAETLRDELKRHEMHLIGGDTVEHGGALFLSLTVTGRCLSDAPVRRSGAQPGQELWVTGQIGAACLGFETLQAGDTANPHVEAYRNPPIPNADAARLVADHAAAAMDISDGLLGDLSTLAGASGLGAHIALDRVPFAGEPSSLTEMLRLATWGDDYQLLFAAAPDRRDAIRAFADRKGLPVANIGELTSQAGLVATYGNAPVNLPETLGFEHG
- a CDS encoding type II secretion system F family protein, with the translated sequence MMPQSVSALLPVLLLVFAAVLAMPALLAFVRSWKAKEDLERRLERRHARPAETETRNESRIGRAVIGLANRATPTNEEAVSVVRAKLIMAGFTHPTAVGRYYIARIACVVLPQLALLVALPNLDGVSKQTLLMVSVGLLITGLLAPDFYVSRRTKARQQQCSAGFPDMMDLMVACVEAGLSLDASVQRVGEELELRHPIIAEHMKKLSLELRAGKARKNAWRTFADRMSIEEASSLATMLRQAEEMGTSLGQTLRVFSADMRKRRILMAEEKAMALPAKLTLPLIIFVFPVLLGVLILPAVVKVQAAL
- a CDS encoding acetyl-CoA carboxylase carboxyltransferase subunit alpha, producing the protein MTTTYLEFEKPIAELDAKISELEALASTKEGPSITDELKKLKAKSNKQLKDMYSDLSAWRKTLVARHPDRPHFSDFVENVFEDFEELAGDRVYGNDEAVVGGLARFKGRPVVIMGHEKGRTIEKRLKHNFGMAHPEGYRKAVRLMDLAEKFNMPVLSFPDTQGAYPGKGGEERGQAEAIARGTQRGLSLGVPFVTLIIGEGMSGGAIGIAAANKVLMMEHAIYSVISPEGCASILYRDAAKAKEAADAMKITAPDLLKTRVIDGVVKEPVGGAHRDPKRAMAAAAKALDEALKELDGLSPSELRTQRKERFYAIGREGF